GCTTCCCGCTGATGGCAGCGCTTCCGCCTGTCGGCGGACCCCTCCCGCGCTCCCTTCCGTTCTTCATTCCTCGCGTCAACCCGATGGCGACCTTCTCCCGCTCCGGCCTTTTCGGTTTTCTGTTGTTGCTGGCCGCCCTGGCCCCCGCTGGTGCTGGTGCCACCTCGTTGGCTGATGCTGGCGCCACAACGCTGGCCGGTGAGGGGTCCCCACCGGCGGCCAGTGCCTCCCCGTTGGAAGCTGCTCCGGGCTCGATCGATGCCCGGCTGCGGCGCATCTCCCAGGCCCTGAGGGAGAAGTCCCCTGAACCCATGGGGCCTGAGGATCGCGCCAGCTCCCCAGATGGCCGCCTCGCCTTCGTGTTCGCGAACGGCGGCGGTCGCCGGGTCGGCTGGGGCAATGGCGGCTTCCGCAACGGTGGCTTCGGTAATGGCGGCTTCCGCAACGGCGGCTGGGGCAACGGCGGGTTCCGCAACGGTGGCTTCGGCAACGGCGGGTTCCGTAACGGCGGCTTCCGCAACTTCTGGTGACCCCGCCAGGCGCCCCGCCCCTAGGCAATCCGGAGGGGTTCGGGCCCTTGCAACTGCTGGTGATCCAGCCCACCCCCTACTGCAACCTCGACTGCGACTACTGCTACCTCCCCAACCGCAACGACCGCCATCGCCTGCCCCTGGAGATCCTGGAGGCGGCCCTGGAGCGGGTGCTGGAGAGCCCCTATGTGGGCGGTGACTTCACGCTGCTGTGGCATGCGGGCGAACCGCTCACCGTGCCAATCGCCTTCTACGACGAGGCCAGCGCCTGCATCCGTAGCGCCCTGGAGCGCTGGCAGGGGGAGGGGGAGCCGCTGTCGATCCACCAGTCGGTGCAGACCAACGCCACCTTGATCAACGACGCCTGGTGCGACTGCTTCGAGCGCAACGGCATGTCCGTGGGGGTGAGCATGGATGGGCCGGCCTTCCTCCACGACATCCACCGGCGCACGCGCACCGGCCTGGGGACCCACGCCGCCAGCCTGCGGGGCATCGAGGTGCTTCGGCGCCGGGAGATCCCCTTCCAGATGATCTGCGTGATCACCGAAGAGGCCTTGGGCCATGCCGACGAGTTGTTCGCCTTCTTCGTGGACAACGGCATCACGGATGTGGCCTTCAACATGGAAGAAACCGAGGGTGAGAATCGCGTTTCAACCCTCAGCCGCCCCGATGCGGAGGTGGCCTACCAGGCCTTTTTGAAGCGGTTCTGGGAGCTTTGGCAGCAGAACAACCCTGCGCTGATGCGGGTGCGGGAGTTCGAGGGCATCTGCAGCCTGGCGGCGGCGGATGCGCGGATGGAACTCTCCGACATGACCCATCCCTTCGCGATCGTGAACGTGGATGCCCGCGGTTCGATGACCACCTTCGATCCGGAGCTGCTGGCGGTTCAGACCGACACCTACGGCGACTTCGTGCTCGGCCATGTGCTCAGCGACAGCCTGGTGTCGATCGCGGCCAGCGCCAAGTTCGAGCGCATCCACCGGGACATGCGCTCCGGCCTCGCCCGCTGCCAGAGCGAGTGCGCCTATTTCGGCCTCTGTGGGGGCGGCGCCGGCAGCAACAAATACTGGGAGCACGGCACCTTCGATTGCAGTGAAACCCAGGCCTGCCGTTATCGGATCAAACTCACGGCCGATGTGGTGCTCGCTGGGTTGGAGGAGATGTTGGAGCTTTCGGCCTGAAGGTTGGCTGACTTCGACAGTTTTCGGCGCAGCTCTGTGCTGATCAGAAATGTCAACCGGCACATTTTTGGCGACCGCTCATGAGCTCTGCGGTGACGTTTCGGGCTTCGAAGTTTCCCTCGGCAAGGCCCTCAATCGTGGCCCCATCGAGCTCCGCATCAGCGATTAATCGCTTCTCCTGAGGAGAAGCCTGCAGCAAAAGTCTGCTTTTTTCTGCTCGAGCTTCTGAAGCATTTTACTTTTGTAGCCTATGGCCTCTGGCCGACTTCGTCTGCTTCTCCGCTATAAACTGATGTCAGCGCCGATGGGTGGCTGCGGAGCCTTGAAGGGCCTGAACACATCAACGACGTTCAGCCCAAGGTTGAGAAGCTTGACTCCTTCGGAGCAGCCATTGGCACGGGTTGTGACGTTTGCATTTCAGGGGTTCCTCCATGCCAGGTTTGGCTGGTGGGAAAGCTCTCATTTGAACTGGATCAGCATTTCGGGGTCCGGGCAATCGGGCGAAGCCCAGAGATCCAGGGTCCAGCGCAGCGACCTCCTCACGGGTTCGGCAGCGGGAAGGCACTGGGATGAAGTTCGCCGAGACCCGAACGACGACCCAGGGCTGTGGGTCCTCGAGAATGCCGCCTTCGACTGCGGAGCGGGTTCATCCACCTGGGCCTCCAGCCGGCTTGACCTCTCTCCAGGCCGGCTGGAGGCGGTGAACCGCGGCTCAGGCGCTGGCCCTTGGGCCCGTGGCGGACGGCAGAGGGAGTGCTTTCCCCAGTCGGCTTGTGCTTGAAGCCTCAGGCGTCCAGTCTGAAGTAATGCGCGGCTGTGCTGCCATGGGGATCCATCTGATCTCCTCCAGCGCTCCGATCACCCCAGCCGAAGGAGGGACATCCCGATGAGCTTCGAGGTCGTAATCGCCCGTCGGAAAGTCTGTTGGGGCCTGGAGGCGTTGATGAGGCGTCGTATGCGACTAAATTGCCCATTCGGGATGTTCTGAAATCGGACTTGGCCCAACCGCATGGTCAATCCGGTTCAGGCCAGTATGATCAAAGCATGATTGCTATGTTCTGCTGTGAGATTGCGTCGGATCACCTCACTATTCAGCGGAGATGGCACCCGTCCGCTCCGCACGCAGCTGGCTTACACACTTGCGGGCATCTTCGCCCTGTCAGTTTTGCTTGCCGTTCTGATTCTCAACTATCTCTTCGGCATTCAGGCGCGATCGCTGATCGACCAGAGGTCAAACTTTTTCATGGATAGCATGCTGGCTGTGCGTGAATACACCAGCCAGAAAGTCAATCCGATTGTGGCACCTCTCAACAAGGGTGGAGGCGTCTTCCGTCCAGAAGCGGTTCCAAGTTATTCCGCCAATACTGTGTTTGAATATCTGAAATCCCGGCCTGAATACAAGCAATATTCCTATCGAGAAGCCACTCTTAACCCAACCAACCTCAAAGACAAGTCTGACACCTTTGAATCCAAGCTTGTGGAGTCGTTTCGTGCGAATGGAGCGCTCAAGATCCAGTCTGGAGACCGTGCCACGCGTCTAGGGACGTTCCATTACGTGGCCAAGCCCATCATGGTCAACAAGCAAAGTTGCTTGGCTTGTCACTCCACGCCTGACCGTGCTCCCAAGAGTCAGATCCTGGCCTACGGCACCACGAATGGTTTTGGCTGGAAACTCAACGAAGTGGTCGGGGCTCAGATCGTCTCGGTGCCGGTTGAGAGCGTGATCGCTGCCAAGAATCATTCACTGCTGATCACCGCAGGCCTGCTGGTTGGTTCCTTGTCCGTTGTTGGAGTTGTCACCAATGCGGTTCTCAATCAACTGATCCTGCGCCCGATGCGGGCGATCAGCCTCAAAGCCGATCAGGCCAGTGTGACTCCCTCCAGTGTCAGTTTTGAGGAAAAGTCCCGTGGTGATGAAATTGGTTTACTGGCTCGCAGTTTCGAGCGCATGAAGCAGAGCCTGACGATCTCCATGCAGATGATCAAGGACCGTAAGCAACTCTGATGCCCTCTCGCTCCGTGAGGAACACTGTCACAGCCGTCGCCGTTCTCATAGGGCTCTTTCTGGCGGGATGCTCCGGTCAACCCGGGGCTGGTCCTCCTTTTTGTGGAGCCTCCGGCGAGCTGAGGGTCGGGGTCGTAGGTGTCATTGAGGGAGCCGCCGACGCGAAGGAGGGCCTGCTGGACCAGGCCCAGGCTTTCGAGCTCAAGGATCAGCTCACGGCAGCCAGTCGCTGCGAGGTCCAGATGGAGCCGGTCCGGAGTCCGGATCTGGCGAGGAGCCGTCTCTCTGCCCAGGCCTGGGATCTGGCGTTTCTGCCGCCTGGCCTGATGGCGTTCGCCCTGGAGCTGAAGCCTCCCTACGTTCCGATTCGTACCCTCGGGACAACGCGGGAGTCGCGCTCGTCGATCGTGGTTCCTCAGCAGGGTGAGATCCGTAGCCGTGTCCAGCTCAAGGGAGCACGGCTCGGCCTGTTACCGCGTGGTTCCCTCACGGGCTTCTATTTACCGCTCTACAACCTGCATGGATTGCAGCTCTCTGAGGTTGTCTACGCCCTCGATTATTCAAGCCTGCTGCAGATGCTGGCCTCCGGTCGCGTCGACGCGATTGCCTGGGACGAGGCCCGGCCCGAACCCACTCCGCCGGTGCGAAGGATCGTGACCGACACCCATGCCATCCCGATGGGCTCGATGGTGGTCAAGCAGGAGCTCACCAGTGGGAGCCTGGCGGGTCTTCTGGCCATCCTTGATGATTCAGCCCGTGATTTTCCCTCGGGCCTCGGGTATGTTCCTGGCACTCCCTCGCCGGAGGGGCAACGCGTGCAGGAACTTCGCGCCATCGTCACCCACGTGGAGTCGTGGCAGCTTCCTGAAGAAGGCAAGCCCTACCGTGTCTTCGGACCGATCGGAGCTCGGCGATGAGCATCGGCAGTGACAGGCAGCTCAAGGTCGTCCTGTTCAGCGACGTTGTTGACTCCTCGGAGCGGATCTTTGCCGATGAACTGATTGCCGTTCAGCACATCAAGACCGATCTCTCTTTGATCAAAGATGCCATCCAGAGCCATGGGGGCAATCTGGTCAAGTCGCTCGGCGATGGGGTGCTGGCCACGTTCGATGCCCCCACCCAGGCGCTCGAGTTCGTCCAAGACGCCGTAGAGCAACTCGTAGGCCAGCGAGGAGGGCATTCTTTGCAGCACCGCTTCGGCATCCACGTGGGCGAGATCTATGCCAATGGCGATGACATCATCGGCCAGGGAGTGCACCTGGCCTCCAGGCTTCAGACGATCGCCCCGCCCAACGGAGTCGCTTTCTTGCAGTCCACCTATGAAATGGTGGACAGCGAGTTCCGTCAACGGGCACGGTCGATGGGGCTGGTCCCGCTGGCGGGCCTGCCTGCTCCGGTGATGTGTTATTCCATCGCCGAGAAGCAGCTTCTCAGCGATCGGGCTGTCGCGCCTCGTGATGGGAACACCATTGAGAATGTGCTGGCTGGTTCTCCTTACCACCTGGAGCGTTCCCTGGGGCGGTCACCCGGAAGCCGCACCTATCTGGTCAAGGATCCGAATAGGGACCGGCATGCGGTGCTCAAGTTGTTCCCTGGAGATCGGGAACAGCTGGCCGCCATGGAATTGGAAGCCGCCTGCCTGGATCGGTTGCGCCATCCCCGCATCCCCCGCTCACTCGACGGCTTCATTCGTGCTGGCCAGTACTGCCTTTTGCAGGAATGGATTCCCGGTCCCTCCCTGGATGGGTCGTTCGACTACCTGCGCAAGAAGCAGCGTCTTTCTGAACTGCTGCGTCAGGTTCTGGAAGTTCTGGAAGTCACCCACTCGGCCGGGATCCTGCACGGTGATCTCCACCCCGCCAACCTGATCCCAGACGCGGACTCGGGGCAGCTGTTCGTGGTGGATTTCTCGCTGATCAAGTCCAGGGCGGGGAGTTCCTCCTTCATCCTCCCCACTCCAGAATCATTCCCTTCTGGGGAGACCGAACAAGCACAAGCCGCAGGCGTCACTTCTCGTTCGTTCTTCAGCCCACCAGAGCTGATCCGTTTCGGGCGGATCTGGGCAGGAGTTGATCTTTACGGACTCGGTGTGACCGCACTGGCTCTTTACAGCGGCCGGCCGCCGGGAGAGCTGTACGACCAGGATATCGGCGGCTGGAACTGCGGCGATCTCGACCCGGAAGTGATGGCATGGCTTTCGCCGCTGCTTGAGGAGTCACCTGGGCGCCGCATCCACTCCGCGGCCGATGCCCTGCAACGTCTCGACCGACCGCAATCCGCACTGATTGAGCCTGCCCATCCACCGCAGCAGGTTGTGATCGAGGCTGCCGATTCAGCTCAACAGGGTGTGATCGAGAAATCCAGGCTGGTGGCCGCTCTTGCCAGGACCTACGGACCGGTCGTTCAGTTGCTCCTGGACAGCTGGCCCTCGGTCATTCCGTTTTCACGTGAGGCGACCCTGCGCACCAAGCTGGAGGACTGCGGCATGCGTGCCGAGGACATTGAGCCGGCTTTGGCTGCCGCTTCCATTCGCCCGGTGCCTGCACCAACAGCACCAACCGCAACGGTTTCTGCGGAATCTGTTGCTGGCGTTTGCGAGCGAGAGAGGGAAATTTTGCTGTCCGTTCTGCGCCGTTCGATTGGGCCTGTCGCCGATCTGCTGCTCACACCGGAACTCATCGCCAAATTGATGCTTGGTGATCAGACTGTCTCTGCCACCCTGTCAGGCAACCACCTCCAGGATGAGGCCATTCAAGAATTGCTGGAAGTGGCGCGTCAGCTCAGAGAACGGCAGGCCCCCGTCCCAACCCCCCTGGCCTCGCGTCCCACAACTGAAGTCGTTGACGTCAATGGGCCGATCACTCCTCAAGTTGAAGTGGAGCCACCAGGAGGACCCGACGATGCCGTCCTGAGGCAAGCCCTGCTCAAGGCCGTAGGACCCATTGGCGAGCAGATTCTCGAGCAAGTGCGTGACCTTCCCGTCGCGGAACGGGTGAAGGCCTGCGTCAGCCTGCTGCAGGACTTCGCCGTGGAGGCTCAGGTGATCAGCCGCCTCCAACACGACTGCAGCGCCCCCCCGACCGCCTGAGCGGGCTGTCTGAGGGCGGCGCGGGATGATCGCAGGCAACGCCCCAGGCCGCTTCGGCTCCCTCCCTCCATGCTGCGCATCGCCCAGACGCTGACCCACCAGCTGCAGGAGGCGATCGAGCGGGCCTATCCCGAGGCGGCGGAGAGGGCGGCGGCGGCGGGGAATCTCCTGGACCCCCAGTTGGCCCCCGCCAGCAAGCCTGAATTCGGCGATTTCCAGGCCAATGGGGCCCTTGCCCTGGCCAAGGGCCTGGGCCAGAGCCCCCGTGCCATTGCCACGGCCATCGTTGAGCAGTTGAAGGCCGATGCCGCCTTCACCGAGCTCTGCCAAGAGCCCGAGATCGCCGGCCCCGGCTTCATCAACCTCACCCTGCGGCCCGAGCGGCTGGCGGCGGAGCTGGCGGCGCGGCTGGGGGATCCCCGGCTGGGCGTGGGGCGGGCCCAGGCTCCGCAGGGGGCAGCCCTGGCGCCGGTGATCGTTGATTTCTCCAGCCCCAACATCGCCAAGGAGATGCACGTGGGGCACCTGCGCTCCACGATCATCGGTGATGCCCTGGCCCGGGTGCTGGAGTTTCGCGGCCATCCGGTGCTCCGCCTCAACCACGTGGGCGACTGGGGCACCCAGTTCGGCATGTTGATCACCCACCTCAAGCAGGTGGCCCCCGAAACGCTCATCACCGCTGATGCGGTCGACCTGGGGGATCTGGTGACCTTTTACCGCGAGGCCAAGGCGCGCTTCGACGACGACCCGGCCTTCCAGACCACCGCCCGCGAGGAGGTGGTGAAGTTGCAGGGGGGCGATGCGGTGTCGCTCAAGGCCTGGGGACTGCTGTGCGAGCAGTCGCGGCGAGAGTTCCAGCAGATCTACGACCGCCTCGACATCCAGTTGAGCGAGCGCGGCGAATCGTTCTACAACCCCTATCTGGCGGCTGTGGTGGCCGATCTGGAGGCCACCGGGTTGCTGGTGATCGACGACGGCGCCGGTTGCGTGTTCCTCGAAGGGGTGAAGGGCAAGGACGGCGGTCCGTTGCCCCTGATCGTGCGCAAGAGCGATGGCGGCTTCAACTACGCCACCACCGACCTGGCGGCGATTCGCTACCGCTTCGCCGCTCCCCCAGAGGGCGATGGCGCCGGCCGGGTGATCTACGTGACCGATGCGGGCCAGGCCAGCCACTTCGCCGCCGTGTTCCAGGTGGCGGGTCGGGCCGGCTGGATCCCTGAAGGTGGCCGGCTGGAGCACGTGCCCTTCGGGCTGGTGCAGGGCGAGGACGGCAAGAAACTCAAGACCCGCTCCGGTGACACCGTGCGGCTCAAGGACCTCCTGGATGAGGCGGTGGAGCGTGCTGAGGCCGACCTGCGCCGGCGTCTGGCGGAGGAGGGCCGCAGCGAGGACGAGGCCTTCATCGCCCATGGGGCCACCACCGTGGGCCATGCGGCGGTGAAGTACGCCGACCTGAGCACCAACCGCGGCACCAACTACCAGTTCAGCTTCGATCGCATGCTGGCCCTCCAGGGCAACACGGCCCCCTACCTGCTCTACGCCTTTGTGCGCATCCAGGGCATCGCCCGCAAGGGTGGCGCCCTGGAGGCCGCGGCGTTGGAACCTCTGGTGTTCGATCAGCCCCAGGAATGGGCCCTGGCCCGCCAGCTGCTGCAGTTCGATGCCGTGATCGCGGAGGTGGAGGAGGAGCTGCTGCCGAACCGACTCTGCGCCTACCTGTTTGAGCTCTCGCAGATCTTCAACCGCTTCTACGACCAGGTGCCTGTGCTCAAGGCCGATGGGCCCGCCCGCAGCTCGCGCCTGGCCCTCTGCCGCCTCACCGCCGACACGCTCAGACTGGGCCTCGGCCTGCTGGGCATCCCTACCCTCGATCGGATGTGATGGTGAACGCGCGCCCCGAGGTGGAATCGCTCACGGCCTACAGCGCCCCGCTGGAGGGGCGCCGGGGGTTGCTGCGGCTGGATTTCAACGAGAACACGGTGGGCCCCAGCCCGGCGGTGGTGGAGGCGATCCGCGCCATCCCCGCCGATCACTACGCCATCTACCCGGAGTACGACGGCCTGCGGGAGGCGGTGGTGGCTTCGCTGAACTCAGAAGCTGGGTTGCCGGCGGAGCCGTCGCCAGCGGGAGGCCTCATGCCCGCCCAGGTGGGCCTGTTCAACGGCGCTGACGCCGCCATCCACGCCCTGTTTCACGCCTACGGCGCCCCGGGCGACACACTGCTCACCACCAGCCCCACCTTCGGCTATTACAGCCCCTGCGCCCGCATGCAGGGCATGGCGATCGAGGCGATCCCCTACGAGGGACCCGCCTTCACCTTCCCCCTGGAGGCGATCCAGCTGGCCCTGGCGGCCGGGCCCCGGCTGCTGCTGATCTGCAACCCCAACAACCCCACCGGCACCCGATTGGCGCCGGAGCGGATCCTGGAGCTGGCGCGCTCAGCGCCGGGCACCCTGGTGGTGGTGGATGAGCTCTATGAGGCCTTCACCGGTGACAGCGTGCTGCCGCCGCTGCTGCGGGCGGCAGGTGTTGGCGGTGATCCCTTCGCGGCAGTGCCCAATCTGCTGGTGCTGCGCTCCCTGGCCAAAACCGCTGGTCTGGCCGGGTTGCGCATCGGTTTCGCGATCGGAGCCGCCGGGGTGGTGGATCGGGTCAGCCGCGTCACAGGCCCCTACGACATCAACAGCTTTGCGGTCACCGCCGCCCGGGCGGCCCTGGCGGATTCGGCCTACGTGGACGCCTACGTGGCCGAGGTGCTGCGGGCCCGCGATTGGTTGGTGCAGCAACTGAATCGGGTCGGGGTGCGGCACCACGCCGACGGCGGCAACTACCTGTTGATCTGGCCCACGGCCCCAGCGGCCCGGGTGGAGGAGCGGCTGCGCCAGGCCGGCATCCTGGTGCGCTCGATGGCGGGCAAGCCCCTCATTGATGGCTCCCTGCGGGTGAGCCTCGGCACCCTTGAGCAGATGCAGCGCTTCTGGGCGGCCTATGCCGCGATCGATGGGCTCAGCGCAGCACCAGCACCTGGGTGGCGTCGCTGAGCTTGCCCGGTAGGCTCACCGAGCGGCCGACGCGCTTCACGGGCGTGCCCGCCAGGGCCTGCAGGAAGGGCTCGACACTGCCCTGGTCGCAGTCGGCCGGGGTCTTGCCGCTCACGTACTGCACGGGGATCACCCGGCGCGGTTGCAACTCCTTGACCACCGCCGCCGCCTCGGCGCCGTCGTACACCTTCGCTCCGCCGCCGACGCCGATGATCAGCAGGTCGGGGCGGCCCAGGAGCACCTTGTCTTCGGGCCTGAGTGGGGCGGCGGTGCCGCCGATGTGGGCGATCTCCAGGCCCCCCTGCTTCCAGCGCCAGAGGGTGGAGGCGCCAAAGCGGCGGCCATCGAAGCGGTCGTGGGGCGAGGAAACACCCTCGATCCGCAGACCCCCCACCTTGTAGGAGCCAGGGCTGACCAGGAACTTGCCGCTGGCCACCGGCGCCCCCTCATCCAGCAGGCGGCTGCTGGCCAGGATCACATCGGCGCGCACGCGTGGTTCCGCCAGCCCGGCGGCGCAGGCCACCGCCTTGAAGGGGTTGATCAGCACCGTGGCGCCACCCCCCTGGATCAGCAGGGCACTGTGGCCGTAGCTGGTGACGTTCACCCCGCCACCCTGCTCGGCAGCGGCGGGTAGAGAACTGGCCCCGAAGGCCACCGCCGCCGCCAGGGAGCTGCCGCCCAGGGCTCCCGCACACCGGCGCAGCAGGGACAGGGGGGGAAGGGCCATGGGGGTGTGGGGCGCCCGCTGACGCCTGCGGTGGCGCGAACCTAGCAGCGTTGCCCCGGTTGAGTTCAGGCCGGCGATCCGGTCGCGGCTGTGGTTGGTCCGGGGATGTTGGTGTGGAGTGGTCGAGAGAGACTTGGCTTGGTGACTGGACGAGGCGCAGAACAGGAGCATCGCCACGGTTGCCAGCAGGGTGGAGACCTGAACGTCCAGATCGGCACGATCGATGCTTTTCGAGATCAATGCGCGTGGGGATTCAGTATTGAAGGGATAAAGTTTGCTCCCCAGACGATAATCCCAAACAAAGCCATGGAGCCAAGGCATCAGCAGCAATCAAGCTTTTCGAGAAAAGCCATGCGTTTAGATGGTGGAATGCTTTCGCGAGCAGTTCGCTGAAGAGAGAAAAGCGTTATCGAAGTCGTGGAGGTTATGGGCAGGCGCGCTCCGCTCATCTTCCCTACATGATTGGGCCCATGGGGACGATGGCCATCACGGTGCCCAAGGGATGATCAATCGGGGCATCGCTGAACGCGTGCCCATTTAGCAATTATTCGCATGGGTCGCTGAGCGGCACCGACCGCTGTCTTTGACTACTTTGCGAAAAATATTGCGTGATTGTGTTGATATGGCTTTCAGCCTGGAGCCCTGGTGTCGTGTAGACATTGAGTCTAGCGAAGTAGCTTGAAACTGTATTGCTTCCCTCTCAGGTTATGGGAGATTGGCTTTGGATTCGATCGAGAACGAAGCCGGCCGAGTCTCGTGGGTAGGTGGTCAGCGCATTCCCTGAAATAGACAGAGCCCCAAATTCATGCCATTTTGCAGAACTTTCCCCGGGGATTTATATCCATTAAGTATCTTCCGACGTACTATCCTGTTGCTTCGCGGCAATCGAGTTCAATATTTTTACTCCAGGCTTCTGTTTGGTTGGCGAGCTATAGGATTCCATGGGGATTTATGGTTCCAACCTTGATGAGTTCTTGGACGTGCTCGGTCTGCTTCGGTAAGGCCCAGTCATTCGCCATGGGCGTCTTGTACATGAGGGCCAGATTGTAGATGACTTTTATATGCTATTTAGCTTCAAGTGCTTACTGTGAATTGTAATTTACTAGCGGTGGATTGAGGATTGACTTGTCGTTAGGGGTGCGTGCAGCGCCTGTAATTCGATACCAATCGCGGCCCAAAGTGCTAGAAATCAGGGAATCCGTCGTTGCTTTGAGAGCATTATGACTGCCGGCATTGCACGAGTATGAAGCTCTTGGTGTGAATGATGGCTGTTTGTTAGTCGCTCCCATGGGGCATGCTCAATCCTTCCAAGGCCAGGCCTTGCCCAGTTGGCTGGATTGGCTTGATCGGCCGATGGCGAGCTGACCGATTGCATCGTCAGATGGCCATCGGCGCATGGAGCGGGATACGGGAATTAAACAGGCAGAAGCTGATCAGAAGTGGTCGATTGGGCCCCGCCCAGGTTGCCGAGCGTGTTGAAATTACGCAGGGAGGCAAGGTGATGACAGATCATCTCGTAAACCCCAGAGCGCACCAATTCCAGCAGGGCCTCTGAGGAGAGGGTCAGCACCCTCGAGCGCTCGACGGTGTAGAAGCCGTTGATGGCTTTCGTCTGACCATTGGGGAGCTTGGCTTCAGCCTGCTTGGGTTCAAGCAAGTTGAGCTCCTTCAGTTTTTTGCAGATGACTTTGGTGCGCTGGTACTCAGCTTGAAACTGACTTAAGAAGCGCAAGATACCGTCGATGTATTCGCTTGCTTTGCCGTCGTCACCGATCAGGGCAATGCCCTCTTGGCTTTGGTTGAATCCGGGGTAGCTTTCATCAATGCAAAGATAGGCTTTCTCTTGATCGTCCGCTTGGGACAAGACGAAGGGGTAGCGGCGAATGAAGGCGGGGACATACTTGCCCTCCCAGTTTCCCTCGGGAGACAAGTATAGATTTTCTGATTGCTGCATGCCGAGCAGTATCACAGGCATGACTTCGTCCTCGCCGACAAAGACGATCGGGTAGTCGCCAGCAGCATTGAGAAACTCAATGGCCATCAGCGGCACAGCGTTGGTCGACTCGGTGAAGGAATAGTCCTTCACCGGGCTGATGTGCCAGTCCTTGTGGCGTTCGGCCGACAGGGGAATGATTTCGTTGTAGAAGAGGAGCTGGGTGGCCATAAAAATCTCTTTAACTTAATCATCTTAACCCGGCGTGGTCGCAGGGAGCTTGGCCTGGATTTTTGATCCGTTGTGTTGTCTGACCTGACCTTGATGAGCGAGCAGAGTTGAAGTCGGGCATGAT
The window above is part of the Cyanobium sp. ATX 6F1 genome. Proteins encoded here:
- the grrA gene encoding GrrA/OscA1 family cyclophane-containing rSAM-modified RiPP, producing MATFSRSGLFGFLLLLAALAPAGAGATSLADAGATTLAGEGSPPAASASPLEAAPGSIDARLRRISQALREKSPEPMGPEDRASSPDGRLAFVFANGGGRRVGWGNGGFRNGGFGNGGFRNGGWGNGGFRNGGFGNGGFRNGGFRNFW
- the grrM gene encoding cyclophane-forming radical SAM/SPASM peptide maturase GrrM/OscB, which produces MTPPGAPPLGNPEGFGPLQLLVIQPTPYCNLDCDYCYLPNRNDRHRLPLEILEAALERVLESPYVGGDFTLLWHAGEPLTVPIAFYDEASACIRSALERWQGEGEPLSIHQSVQTNATLINDAWCDCFERNGMSVGVSMDGPAFLHDIHRRTRTGLGTHAASLRGIEVLRRREIPFQMICVITEEALGHADELFAFFVDNGITDVAFNMEETEGENRVSTLSRPDAEVAYQAFLKRFWELWQQNNPALMRVREFEGICSLAAADARMELSDMTHPFAIVNVDARGSMTTFDPELLAVQTDTYGDFVLGHVLSDSLVSIAASAKFERIHRDMRSGLARCQSECAYFGLCGGGAGSNKYWEHGTFDCSETQACRYRIKLTADVVLAGLEEMLELSA
- a CDS encoding DUF3365 domain-containing protein — translated: MRRITSLFSGDGTRPLRTQLAYTLAGIFALSVLLAVLILNYLFGIQARSLIDQRSNFFMDSMLAVREYTSQKVNPIVAPLNKGGGVFRPEAVPSYSANTVFEYLKSRPEYKQYSYREATLNPTNLKDKSDTFESKLVESFRANGALKIQSGDRATRLGTFHYVAKPIMVNKQSCLACHSTPDRAPKSQILAYGTTNGFGWKLNEVVGAQIVSVPVESVIAAKNHSLLITAGLLVGSLSVVGVVTNAVLNQLILRPMRAISLKADQASVTPSSVSFEEKSRGDEIGLLARSFERMKQSLTISMQMIKDRKQL
- a CDS encoding phosphate/phosphite/phosphonate ABC transporter substrate-binding protein is translated as MPSRSVRNTVTAVAVLIGLFLAGCSGQPGAGPPFCGASGELRVGVVGVIEGAADAKEGLLDQAQAFELKDQLTAASRCEVQMEPVRSPDLARSRLSAQAWDLAFLPPGLMAFALELKPPYVPIRTLGTTRESRSSIVVPQQGEIRSRVQLKGARLGLLPRGSLTGFYLPLYNLHGLQLSEVVYALDYSSLLQMLASGRVDAIAWDEARPEPTPPVRRIVTDTHAIPMGSMVVKQELTSGSLAGLLAILDDSARDFPSGLGYVPGTPSPEGQRVQELRAIVTHVESWQLPEEGKPYRVFGPIGARR
- a CDS encoding protein kinase domain-containing protein, whose product is MSIGSDRQLKVVLFSDVVDSSERIFADELIAVQHIKTDLSLIKDAIQSHGGNLVKSLGDGVLATFDAPTQALEFVQDAVEQLVGQRGGHSLQHRFGIHVGEIYANGDDIIGQGVHLASRLQTIAPPNGVAFLQSTYEMVDSEFRQRARSMGLVPLAGLPAPVMCYSIAEKQLLSDRAVAPRDGNTIENVLAGSPYHLERSLGRSPGSRTYLVKDPNRDRHAVLKLFPGDREQLAAMELEAACLDRLRHPRIPRSLDGFIRAGQYCLLQEWIPGPSLDGSFDYLRKKQRLSELLRQVLEVLEVTHSAGILHGDLHPANLIPDADSGQLFVVDFSLIKSRAGSSSFILPTPESFPSGETEQAQAAGVTSRSFFSPPELIRFGRIWAGVDLYGLGVTALALYSGRPPGELYDQDIGGWNCGDLDPEVMAWLSPLLEESPGRRIHSAADALQRLDRPQSALIEPAHPPQQVVIEAADSAQQGVIEKSRLVAALARTYGPVVQLLLDSWPSVIPFSREATLRTKLEDCGMRAEDIEPALAAASIRPVPAPTAPTATVSAESVAGVCEREREILLSVLRRSIGPVADLLLTPELIAKLMLGDQTVSATLSGNHLQDEAIQELLEVARQLRERQAPVPTPLASRPTTEVVDVNGPITPQVEVEPPGGPDDAVLRQALLKAVGPIGEQILEQVRDLPVAERVKACVSLLQDFAVEAQVISRLQHDCSAPPTA
- the argS gene encoding arginine--tRNA ligase — encoded protein: MLRIAQTLTHQLQEAIERAYPEAAERAAAAGNLLDPQLAPASKPEFGDFQANGALALAKGLGQSPRAIATAIVEQLKADAAFTELCQEPEIAGPGFINLTLRPERLAAELAARLGDPRLGVGRAQAPQGAALAPVIVDFSSPNIAKEMHVGHLRSTIIGDALARVLEFRGHPVLRLNHVGDWGTQFGMLITHLKQVAPETLITADAVDLGDLVTFYREAKARFDDDPAFQTTAREEVVKLQGGDAVSLKAWGLLCEQSRREFQQIYDRLDIQLSERGESFYNPYLAAVVADLEATGLLVIDDGAGCVFLEGVKGKDGGPLPLIVRKSDGGFNYATTDLAAIRYRFAAPPEGDGAGRVIYVTDAGQASHFAAVFQVAGRAGWIPEGGRLEHVPFGLVQGEDGKKLKTRSGDTVRLKDLLDEAVERAEADLRRRLAEEGRSEDEAFIAHGATTVGHAAVKYADLSTNRGTNYQFSFDRMLALQGNTAPYLLYAFVRIQGIARKGGALEAAALEPLVFDQPQEWALARQLLQFDAVIAEVEEELLPNRLCAYLFELSQIFNRFYDQVPVLKADGPARSSRLALCRLTADTLRLGLGLLGIPTLDRM